DNA sequence from the Leptospira limi genome:
GAAGAAGAAGCGGAATGGATTGCAGAAAAACTATTAGAACTTTATGAAGAAGGGTTCCCCTTTTCACAAATGGCTGTCTTATTTCGTTCTGGATATTCCTCCCATTTATTAGAAGTGCAATTAAACGCGAAAAAAATCCCCTATCGTAAGTTTGGTGGGAAACGATTTTTGGATTTGGCACATGTAAAAGATGTAATTGCTTATTTAAAGGTTGTTGAGAATCCAAGAGACATTCTTTCATGGAATCGAATATTATTATTAGAAGAACAAATTGGTAAAAAATATTCCCAAATCCTTTATAAACGATTGGAATCGAACCAATTCCAATGGAAAAACGATGCTAATTTTTTCCTTGGTTTACCAGAAAGTACAAAACAATCTTTTTCAAAACTTATGGAATGTTTAGACACACTTTCCCCATTCCAACAATCCACAAACCAAGTTTTAGAATCCATTTTAACTCATTACATACCATTGTTAGAAGCTAACTATGATGATTCGGAAAAAAGAAAACAAGATTTGGATTCTCTGTTACTTTTATCAAAAAACGAAACTAAGTTATCGGATTATCTTTCCAATTTAATTCTGGATCCTTTAGAAGGCAAAGAAATTGGAAACTCTGATGAGTTAAAAGATGAATATTTGACGTTATCTACTATCCACTCTGCAAAAGGATTAGAATGGAAAGTGGTATTTACGATGCAGGTAGTTGAGGGTAATTTACCGAACCATCGTATTCGTACAACGGATGAACTCGAAGAAGAAAGACGATTGTTTTATGTAGCAATTACCAGAGCAAAAGACCTACTTTTTCTAACAAATCCAGCATTTAATGACAAAAATCGTTTTACTTCCGTTAGCCGATTTTTGTCAGATTTGGACAAAGAATCAAAATTATATGAATCTTTAGAACCAAAAAACAAACCAAAATCTGAAAATAACGAAATCGACCAGGAAAACAACCCACCAAGTAACTCCTTTGAAAATATCCAAAATTACTTTTTGAATTGATTTTTCTTCTGCCATCCGGGATCATCTAAGGCATTGGGGGATTTATGAAGAATCACTGGAAAACCATTTTTATAACTTCATTTTTATTATTATTTGTATCATGTGCATCCAATGATCCAAAAGAAACAACTGATTCCAAAAACCAGGATACAAAATCAAACTCACGTAATGTGAATATGGAAGACCCAGAAAAAGGTGGTAAAAAATTTGGATGCATCGAAGGAAATTGTGTCAATGGAGTTGGTAAATATGTTTATGATAATGGAGACATTTATACTGGTTCCTTCAAAAATGATTTAAGAGATGGTGCAGGAAATTTTCTCTATGCTGATGGTGAAAAATTCAATGGGACTTATGTGGAAGATAAAAAACAAGGCCCAGGTGAGTACAATTTCAAAAATGGTGATAAGTATGTTGGTGAATTCCAAAATGGCCAAATCAATGGAAAAGGAACTTATAGTTTCAAAGATGGAAAATCTGTTTCTGGAGATTTTTCCTCCGATGGCCAAGAAGGTATCGGAGTTTTAATCGATGATGGTAAATCTAGAAATTGTAAAATTACAGGAAGGAAGTTACTCTGTGAGTAACTCCTTCACATAACACAATTTGGTTTTTTTCCAGATTGTAGCGCTGATTCAAACAATGCCATTGCCTTCGGCATGGCTTGGTTTAGTTGTTTCATCCTGGTTTCATCCGAGGGATGCGTTGATAAAAGTTCAGTAGGTTTCCCTCCACCTAGTGCACTCATATTTTTCCATAGGTTTACACTTTCTCTTGGATCAAAACCTGCTTTCGCCATAATTTCTAAACCAATTAAATCTGCTTCCGATTCATGTTGTCTTGAAAAAGGTAATAGAACTCCAAATTTTGCACCCATACCCAGTGCTCCTGCCACTGTCGGTTTCCCAAGAGTTTCGAGGAGCTTCACAGAACCGGAAGCCAATTGATTTTGGGAAACTCTTTCATTTCCATGCCTTGCGATGACATGTCCTATTTCGTGTCCAATTACCGCTGCTAGTTGCTCTTTATTCTTTGCAACAGAAAACATTCCAGTAAACACTCCAATTTTTCCACCAGGTAAGGCAAATGCATTGGGCGTATTATCTTTAAACACAATCACCTCCCAAGAATCTACACCTGTAGTATCTGTCGTAACGCCTAACTCAGAATCAACGATACATTTTACATATGAATTGGTATTATTTCTTGTATCAATCGGTGTTTTTGATTTTAAATCATCAAAAGCTTGTGTTCCCATTTCGTTCATTTCGCCATCACTGACCAAAATGATCTGTTTTCTTCCTGTTGGCGATGTACTACAGTGTAATACAAAAAAAATTAAACTTAAAAATTGTAAGTGTTTCATTACTTTTCCTTTTTATAAAATGAATCTAAGAATGGAATGATTTCAGGGAATGGGATTGGTTTGGATAACCAATAACCTTGGATTTCGTCACATTTATATGACTTCAACAACTCCAATTGTTCTAACTCTTCCACACCTTCTGCCACAACTGAATAACCTAAATCATGAGCCATATTGATGATGGAGATCAGTAAAAAACTCTCTTTGGAACCTACGTGGACATTATTTAAAAATGATTTATCAATTTTCAAAATTGATAAAGGGAGTTTTTCTAAATAAGACAAAGAAGAAAAACCAGTTCCAAAATCATCAAGTGCTACCTTGACTCCAATATCAATTAGGTTCGATAAAATTGGGACAGTTTCTGATAAATTTTTCATAGCCAAACTTTCAGTAATTTCGACTTGGAGTGATGTGTATGGA
Encoded proteins:
- a CDS encoding MORN repeat-containing protein yields the protein MKNHWKTIFITSFLLLFVSCASNDPKETTDSKNQDTKSNSRNVNMEDPEKGGKKFGCIEGNCVNGVGKYVYDNGDIYTGSFKNDLRDGAGNFLYADGEKFNGTYVEDKKQGPGEYNFKNGDKYVGEFQNGQINGKGTYSFKDGKSVSGDFSSDGQEGIGVLIDDGKSRNCKITGRKLLCE
- a CDS encoding ATP-dependent helicase, with product MNQELNDAQRQVVLAEKGPILVVAGAGTGKTNTLVHKLAHLVKNGTNPESILLLTFTRRAAKEMLGRASGILDNRMMSVRGGTFHSFCHHFLRKFASVISLDSNFTILDEEDTIGFVGMAREQVVTTGTKVRFPKKETLAEIFSACFNLQISLEKYLQKEYPMFLGITKEIQEIKTKFADLKAKHNSLDFDDLLEFTRKILVSDERIRQKMSTTYDYILVDEYQDTNKIQAHIACLLASIHQNILVVGDDAQCIYGFRGASVHNMLDFPKIFPNTQIIQLTKNYRSVQPVLNLANAVLEKSSENYKKNLIASTQKHSFPPYLITVESFEEEAEWIAEKLLELYEEGFPFSQMAVLFRSGYSSHLLEVQLNAKKIPYRKFGGKRFLDLAHVKDVIAYLKVVENPRDILSWNRILLLEEQIGKKYSQILYKRLESNQFQWKNDANFFLGLPESTKQSFSKLMECLDTLSPFQQSTNQVLESILTHYIPLLEANYDDSEKRKQDLDSLLLLSKNETKLSDYLSNLILDPLEGKEIGNSDELKDEYLTLSTIHSAKGLEWKVVFTMQVVEGNLPNHRIRTTDELEEERRLFYVAITRAKDLLFLTNPAFNDKNRFTSVSRFLSDLDKESKLYESLEPKNKPKSENNEIDQENNPPSNSFENIQNYFLN
- a CDS encoding M48 family metallopeptidase, giving the protein MKHLQFLSLIFFVLHCSTSPTGRKQIILVSDGEMNEMGTQAFDDLKSKTPIDTRNNTNSYVKCIVDSELGVTTDTTGVDSWEVIVFKDNTPNAFALPGGKIGVFTGMFSVAKNKEQLAAVIGHEIGHVIARHGNERVSQNQLASGSVKLLETLGKPTVAGALGMGAKFGVLLPFSRQHESEADLIGLEIMAKAGFDPRESVNLWKNMSALGGGKPTELLSTHPSDETRMKQLNQAMPKAMALFESALQSGKKPNCVM